Proteins encoded together in one Lathamus discolor isolate bLatDis1 chromosome 3, bLatDis1.hap1, whole genome shotgun sequence window:
- the RO60 gene encoding RNA-binding protein RO60 isoform X1: MEDEEKQLLNEKQVPNSESGYVWHVTDMNRLQRFLCFGSEGCTYYIKEQKLGYGNAEALVRLIEEGRGCEVVQEIKTFSQEGRAAKQEPLLFALAICSQCSDAKTKQAAFKAVPEVCCIPTHLFTFIQFKKDLKEGMKCGIWGRALRKAVADWYNGKNGMAVALAVTKYKQRSGWSHKDLLRLSHLKPASEGIGIVTKYVTKGWKDVEEAYKDKEVSAETEKLLKYLEAVEKVKRTKDELEVTHLIEEYGLVREHLLTNHLKSKEVWKALLKEMSISVLLRNLGKLTANSVLEPRGSEVAIVCERLRNEKLLKKGRIHPFHVLVALESYKAGHGSRGKLWWRPDEDILEALDASFYKTFQTVEPTGKRFLLAVDVSASMTQKVLGSVLNASTVAAAMCMVVARTEKDSHIVAFSHEMVPCPVTTDMTLPQVLVKMYEIPVGTTDCSLPMIWAQKTQTAADIFIVFTDNETFAGNTHPATALREYREKMGIPAKLIICGMTSNGFTIADPDDRGMLDICGFDTGALDVIRNFALDLI; this comes from the exons ATGGAGGACGAGGAAAAACAACTCCTGAATGAAAAGCAGGTGCCAAACTCTGAGAGTGGTTATGTGTGGCATGTCACCGATATGAATCGACTGCAGCGTTTCTTATGTTTTGGTTCAGAAGGTTGTACTTATTACATCAAGGAGCAGAAGCTGGGCTATGGAAATGCAGAAGCTTTAGTAAGACTGATTGAAGAGGGTAGAGGTTGTGAAGTTGTTCAAGAAATAAAGACATTCAGTCAAGAAGGCAGAGCAGCAAAACAGGAGCCCCTACTTTTTGCTCTTGCAATTTGCTCACAGTGTTCTGAtgcaaaaacaaagcaagcagcatTTAAAGCTGTTCCTGAGGTGTGTTGCATACCAACCCATCTCTTTACTTTCATCCAATTTAAAAAAGATCTGAAGGAGGGCATGAAATGTGGTATTTGGGGCCGTGCACTGAGGAAAGCTGTTGCAGATTGGtacaatggaaaaaatggcatGGCTGTTGCTTTAGCAGttacaaaatataaacaaagaAGTGGTTGGTCTCATAAAGATCTTCTGAGGTTGTCCCACCTAAAACCTGCCAGTGAAg gAATTGGTATAGTCACTAAATATGTTACCAAAGGGTGGAAAGATGTCGAAGAAGCTTACAAAGACAAAGAAGTTTCTGCTGAGACTGAAAAACTCTTAAAGTATCTGGAGGCTGTGGAGAAAGTAAAACGCACAAAAGATGAATTGGAAGTTACTCATTTAATAGAGGAATATGGTCTAGTCAGAGAGCATCTCCTGACAAACCACCTGAAATCTAAAGAG GTTTGGAAGGCCTTGCTGAAGGAAATGTCCATTTCTGTATTGTTGAGAAATTTAGGAAAGTTGACAGCAAATTCAGTGCTTGAACCACGAGGTTCAGAAGTGGCAATAGTATGTGAAAGACTGAGAAATGAGAAACTGCTAAAAAAG GGTAGAATACATCCATTCCATGTCTTGGTTGCATTAGAAAGCTATAAAGCTGGGCATGGAAGCAGAGGAAAGCTTTGGTGGCGTCCTGATGAAGACATTTTAGAAGCCTTAGATGCCTCATTTTACAAAACATTCCAG ACGGTTGAGCCAACAGGAAAACGCTTCTTACTTGCAGTTGATGTCAGTGCATCAATGACACAAAAAGTTTTGGGCAGTGTACTCAATGCTAGCACAGTTGCAGCAGCAATGTGTATG GTTGTGGCACGTACTGAGAAGGATTCCCATATAGTTGCCTTTTCGCATGAAATGGTGCCCTGCCCAGTGACGACTGATATGACGTTGCCTCAAGTATTAGTGAAAATGTATGAA atTCCAGTGGGTACCACTGATTGTTCCCTTCCAATGATATGGGCTCAAAAGACACAGACAGCTGCTGATATCTTCATTGTGTTTACCGATAATGAGACTTTTGCTGGAAATACTCATCCTGCAACAGCGCTTAGAGAGTACAGAGAG AAAATGGGTATTCCTGCTAAGCTGATTATTTGTGGAATGACCTCAAATGGCTTTACGATTGCCGATCCAGACGACAGAGGCATGTTGGATATATGTGGCTTTGATACAGGAGCTCTTGATGTTATTCGAAACTTCGCTTTGGATTTGATCTAA
- the RO60 gene encoding RNA-binding protein RO60 isoform X2: MEDEEKQLLNEKQVPNSESGYVWHVTDMNRLQRFLCFGSEGCTYYIKEQKLGYGNAEALVRLIEEGRGCEVVQEIKTFSQEGRAAKQEPLLFALAICSQCSDAKTKQAAFKAVPEVCCIPTHLFTFIQFKKDLKEGMKCGIWGRALRKAVADWYNGKNGMAVALAVTKYKQRSGWSHKDLLRLSHLKPASEGIGIVTKYVTKGWKDVEEAYKDKEVSAETEKLLKYLEAVEKVKRTKDELEVTHLIEEYGLVREHLLTNHLKSKEVWKALLKEMSISVLLRNLGKLTANSVLEPRGSEVAIVCERLRNEKLLKKGRIHPFHVLVALESYKAGHGSRGKLWWRPDEDILEALDASFYKTFQTVEPTGKRFLLAVDVSASMTQKVLGSVLNASTVAAAMCMVVARTEKDSHIVAFSHEMVPCPVTTDMTLPQVLVKIFQWVPLIVPFQ, encoded by the exons ATGGAGGACGAGGAAAAACAACTCCTGAATGAAAAGCAGGTGCCAAACTCTGAGAGTGGTTATGTGTGGCATGTCACCGATATGAATCGACTGCAGCGTTTCTTATGTTTTGGTTCAGAAGGTTGTACTTATTACATCAAGGAGCAGAAGCTGGGCTATGGAAATGCAGAAGCTTTAGTAAGACTGATTGAAGAGGGTAGAGGTTGTGAAGTTGTTCAAGAAATAAAGACATTCAGTCAAGAAGGCAGAGCAGCAAAACAGGAGCCCCTACTTTTTGCTCTTGCAATTTGCTCACAGTGTTCTGAtgcaaaaacaaagcaagcagcatTTAAAGCTGTTCCTGAGGTGTGTTGCATACCAACCCATCTCTTTACTTTCATCCAATTTAAAAAAGATCTGAAGGAGGGCATGAAATGTGGTATTTGGGGCCGTGCACTGAGGAAAGCTGTTGCAGATTGGtacaatggaaaaaatggcatGGCTGTTGCTTTAGCAGttacaaaatataaacaaagaAGTGGTTGGTCTCATAAAGATCTTCTGAGGTTGTCCCACCTAAAACCTGCCAGTGAAg gAATTGGTATAGTCACTAAATATGTTACCAAAGGGTGGAAAGATGTCGAAGAAGCTTACAAAGACAAAGAAGTTTCTGCTGAGACTGAAAAACTCTTAAAGTATCTGGAGGCTGTGGAGAAAGTAAAACGCACAAAAGATGAATTGGAAGTTACTCATTTAATAGAGGAATATGGTCTAGTCAGAGAGCATCTCCTGACAAACCACCTGAAATCTAAAGAG GTTTGGAAGGCCTTGCTGAAGGAAATGTCCATTTCTGTATTGTTGAGAAATTTAGGAAAGTTGACAGCAAATTCAGTGCTTGAACCACGAGGTTCAGAAGTGGCAATAGTATGTGAAAGACTGAGAAATGAGAAACTGCTAAAAAAG GGTAGAATACATCCATTCCATGTCTTGGTTGCATTAGAAAGCTATAAAGCTGGGCATGGAAGCAGAGGAAAGCTTTGGTGGCGTCCTGATGAAGACATTTTAGAAGCCTTAGATGCCTCATTTTACAAAACATTCCAG ACGGTTGAGCCAACAGGAAAACGCTTCTTACTTGCAGTTGATGTCAGTGCATCAATGACACAAAAAGTTTTGGGCAGTGTACTCAATGCTAGCACAGTTGCAGCAGCAATGTGTATG GTTGTGGCACGTACTGAGAAGGATTCCCATATAGTTGCCTTTTCGCATGAAATGGTGCCCTGCCCAGTGACGACTGATATGACGTTGCCTCAAGTATTAGTGAAAAT atTCCAGTGGGTACCACTGATTGTTCCCTTCCAATGA